From Zalophus californianus isolate mZalCal1 chromosome 16, mZalCal1.pri.v2, whole genome shotgun sequence, one genomic window encodes:
- the NMT1 gene encoding glycylpeptide N-tetradecanoyltransferase 1 — protein sequence MADESETAVKPPAPPLPQMMEGNGNGHEHCSDCENEEENSYSRGGLSPANDTGAKKKKKKQKKKKEKGSETDSAQDQPVKMNSLPAERIQEIQKAIELFSVGQGPAKTMEEASKRSYQFWDTQPVPKLGEVVNTHGPVEPDKDNIRQEPYTLPQGFTWDALDLGDRGVLKELYGLLNENYVEDDDNMFRFDYSPDFLLWALRPPGWLPQWHCGVRVVSSRKLVGFISAIPANIHIYDTEKKMVEINFLCVHKKLRSKRVAPVLIREITRRVHLEGIFQAVYTAGVVLPKPVGTCRYWHRSLNPRKLIEVKFSHLSRNMTMQRTMKLYRLPETPKTAGLRPMEKKDIPVVHQLLTRYLKQFHLTPVMSQEEVEHWFYPQENIIDTFVVENANGEVTDFLSFYTLPSTIMNHPTHKSLKAAYSFYNVHTQTPLLDLMSDALVLAKMKGFDVFNALDLMENKTFLEKLKFGIGDGNLQYYLYNWKCPSMGAEKVGLVLQ from the exons TGGTTTGAGTCCAGCCAATGACACTGgagccaaaaagaagaaaaagaaacaaaaaaagaagaaagagaaaggcagtgaGACAGATTCAGCCCAGGATCAGCCTGTGAAG ATGAACTCTTTGCCAGCCGAGAGGATCCAGGAAATACAGAAGGCCATTGAACTGTTCTCAGTGGGTCAGGGGCCTGCCAAAACCATGGAGGAGGCTAGCAAGCGAAGCTACCAGTTCTGGGACACGCAGCCTGTCCCCAAACTGG GAGAAGTGGTGAACACCCATGGGCCCGTGGAGCCTGACAAAGACAACATCCGCCAGGAGCCCTACACCCTGCCCCAGGGCTTCACCTGGGATGCCTTGGACCTGGGGGACCGTGGTGTG CTGAAAGAGCTCTACGGCCTCCTGAATGAGAACTATGTGGAGGACGACGACAATATGTTCCGGTTCGACTACTCCCCGGACTTCCTGCTCTG GGCTCTCCGACCACCTGGCTGGCTCCCCCAGTGGCACTGTGGGGTTCGAGTGGTCTCGAGTCGGAAACTGGTTGGGTTCATCAGTGCCATCCCGGCGAACATCCACATCTATGACAC agAGAAGAAGATGGTGGAGATCAACTTCCTGTGTGTCCACAAGAAGCTGCGCTCCAAGAGGGTGGCTCCGGTCTTGATCCGGGAGATAACCCGGCGAGTTCACCTGGAGGGCATTTTCCAAGCTGTTTACACTGCCGGGGTGGTATTACCAAAGCCTGTGGGCACCTGCAG GTACTGGCATCGGTCCCTAAACCCACGGAAGCTCATTGAAGTGAAGTTCTCCCACCTGAGCAGAAACATGACCATGCAGCGTACCATGAAGCTCTACCGACTGCCAGAG ACGCCCAAGACAGCTGGGCTGCgaccaatggaaaaaaaggacATTCCAGTAGTGCACCAGCTCCTCACCAGGTACCTGAAGCAGtttcacctcacaccagtcatgAGCCAGGAGGAGGTGGAGCACTGGTTTTACCCCCAGGAGAATATCATCGACACTTTCGTGGtggag AACGCAAATGGTGAGGTGACAGACTTCCTGAGCTTTTATACGCTTCCCTCCACCATCATGAACCATCCGACCCACAAGAGTCTAAAGGCTGCTTATTCTTTCTACAACGTCCACACCCAGACCCCTCTTCTAGACCTCATGAGCGATGCCCTTGTTCTCGCCAAAATG AAAGGGTTCGACGTGTTCAATGCACTGGATCTCATGGAGAACAAAACCTTCCTGGAGAAGCTCAAGTTTGGCATAGGGGACGGCAACCTGCAGTATTACCTTTACAATTGGAAATGCCCCAGCATGGGAGCAGAGAAG GTTGGGCTGGTGTTACAGTAA